In the Ictalurus punctatus breed USDA103 chromosome 7, Coco_2.0, whole genome shotgun sequence genome, one interval contains:
- the mrps14 gene encoding 28S ribosomal protein S14, mitochondrial yields MLRSGLGLLQSSFQFTKQACRSSLGIMEHVRGYYVDWRMLRDVKRRQMAYEYADTRLRINAIRKNTLLPKELQEVADKEIAALPRDSCPVRIRNRCVVTSRPRGVKRRWRLSRIVFRHLADHSQMSGIQRAMW; encoded by the exons ATGCTACGTTCAGGTTTGGGGTTACTTCAGTCATCATTCCAGTTCACCAAACAG GCATGCAGAAGTTCACTGGGAATCATGGAGCACGTACGAGGTTATTACGTCGACTGGAGGATGCTGCGAGATGTGAAAAGAAGACAGATGGCGTATGAGTATGCAGACACAAGACTGCGGATCAACGCCATCAGAAAGAACACACTTTTACCTAAAGAGTTACAG GAGGTAGCTGATAAAGAAATCGCGGCATTGCCCCGAGACAGCTGCCCGGTGCGTATCCGCAACCGATGTGTGGTTACGTCGCGACCCCGTGGAGTGAAACGCAGGTGGCGTCTGAGCCGCATCGTCTTCAGACACCTAGCAGACCATAGCCAGATGTCAGGCATACAGAGAGCGATGTGGTGA
- the mrps14 gene encoding 28S ribosomal protein S14, mitochondrial isoform X1: MEHVRGYYVDWRMLRDVKRRQMAYEYADTRLRINAIRKNTLLPKELQEVADKEIAALPRDSCPVRIRNRCVVTSRPRGVKRRWRLSRIVFRHLADHSQMSGIQRAMW, encoded by the exons ATGGAGCACGTACGAGGTTATTACGTCGACTGGAGGATGCTGCGAGATGTGAAAAGAAGACAGATGGCGTATGAGTATGCAGACACAAGACTGCGGATCAACGCCATCAGAAAGAACACACTTTTACCTAAAGAGTTACAG GAGGTAGCTGATAAAGAAATCGCGGCATTGCCCCGAGACAGCTGCCCGGTGCGTATCCGCAACCGATGTGTGGTTACGTCGCGACCCCGTGGAGTGAAACGCAGGTGGCGTCTGAGCCGCATCGTCTTCAGACACCTAGCAGACCATAGCCAGATGTCAGGCATACAGAGAGCGATGTGGTGA